In the genome of Myxococcus stipitatus, one region contains:
- a CDS encoding sigma 54-interacting transcriptional regulator: MASLTVRSPDGKVREIALHKRITSIGRSTDNDISLDDAQVPDSALHITFDGTRYEVGSLGALFQVNGKKRDSHALATGDVVRVGATELKFAREDAPRAPPPAALTPHREAPAHTDTPDSHTTELPGVPGRELAMLRRLTAFSERLLALYDVERILESLMDEAIEVTRADKGFLILMESGDPRVKVARNVARENIEDAVEKLSDSIIAKVVRDQRPLIVADAVDTPEFKASESVVNLRVHSVMCVPLMHKGDLFGVLYVGNDRLVNRFEPKSADMLTIFAAQASLVLHNAMLVNDLKLDNTELRRKLEDQRYGDIVGACQGMRDVYKRIDKIAPTDISVLITGETGTGKELIAREIHRRSPRVKGPFITINCGAIPENLLESELFGHVKGAFTGAVATKAGKFQAAIGGTLFLDEIGEMPLQLQVKLLRALQEKIVYKVGDNRGEPVDIRVVAATNKVLEEEVKRNTFREDLYYRLNVVTLKLPPLRERGEDVVVLGKFFLQKYSKEFNSRAKGFTPSAAVSMKKYGWPGNIRELENRIKKAVVLSDKPLLGSDDLDLKPENLEPIMPLLQAKEEFQKRYINEVLARNNGNRTKTAKDLGVDPRTIFRHLEKLEAEKSGRPLPPEEGEELL, translated from the coding sequence ATGGCCAGCCTCACCGTCCGAAGTCCTGATGGCAAGGTCCGCGAAATCGCCCTGCACAAGCGCATCACCAGCATCGGCCGGAGCACGGACAACGACATTTCGCTCGACGATGCGCAGGTCCCCGACAGCGCCTTGCACATCACCTTCGACGGCACGCGCTACGAGGTCGGCAGCCTGGGCGCCCTCTTCCAGGTCAACGGCAAGAAGCGCGACTCGCACGCGCTCGCCACCGGGGACGTGGTCCGGGTCGGCGCCACCGAGCTGAAGTTCGCGCGCGAGGACGCCCCGCGCGCCCCGCCGCCCGCCGCGCTCACTCCGCACCGCGAGGCGCCCGCGCACACCGACACGCCGGACTCCCACACGACGGAGCTGCCCGGCGTCCCGGGCCGCGAGCTGGCCATGCTGCGCCGGCTCACCGCGTTCAGCGAGCGGCTGCTGGCCCTCTACGACGTGGAGCGCATCCTCGAGAGCCTGATGGACGAGGCCATCGAGGTGACGCGCGCCGACAAGGGCTTCCTCATCCTCATGGAGAGCGGCGACCCGCGCGTGAAGGTCGCGCGCAACGTGGCCCGCGAGAACATCGAGGACGCGGTGGAGAAGCTGTCCGACTCCATCATCGCCAAGGTCGTCAGGGACCAGCGCCCGCTCATCGTCGCGGACGCGGTGGACACGCCCGAGTTCAAGGCCAGCGAGTCGGTGGTCAACCTGCGCGTGCACTCGGTCATGTGTGTGCCGCTGATGCACAAGGGGGACCTGTTCGGCGTGCTCTACGTGGGCAATGACCGGCTGGTGAACCGGTTCGAGCCGAAGAGCGCGGACATGCTCACCATCTTCGCGGCGCAGGCGTCCCTCGTCCTGCACAACGCGATGCTGGTCAACGACCTCAAGCTCGACAACACGGAGCTGCGCCGCAAGCTGGAGGACCAGCGCTACGGCGACATCGTCGGCGCGTGTCAGGGCATGCGCGACGTGTACAAGCGCATCGACAAGATTGCCCCCACGGACATCTCCGTGCTCATCACCGGCGAGACGGGCACCGGCAAGGAGCTCATCGCGCGCGAAATCCACCGCCGCTCGCCCCGCGTCAAGGGCCCCTTCATCACCATCAACTGCGGCGCCATCCCGGAGAACCTCCTGGAGAGCGAGCTGTTCGGCCACGTGAAGGGCGCCTTCACCGGCGCGGTGGCCACCAAGGCCGGCAAGTTCCAGGCGGCCATCGGCGGCACCCTCTTCCTGGACGAGATTGGCGAGATGCCCCTGCAGCTCCAGGTGAAGCTGCTGCGCGCGCTGCAGGAGAAGATTGTCTACAAGGTGGGCGACAACCGCGGCGAACCGGTGGACATTCGGGTGGTGGCCGCGACCAACAAGGTGCTGGAAGAGGAAGTGAAGCGGAACACGTTCCGCGAGGACCTCTACTACCGGCTCAACGTCGTCACGCTGAAGCTGCCCCCCTTGCGCGAGCGCGGCGAGGACGTGGTGGTGCTGGGCAAGTTCTTCCTCCAGAAGTACTCGAAGGAGTTCAACTCGCGCGCCAAGGGGTTCACCCCGTCGGCGGCCGTGTCCATGAAGAAGTACGGGTGGCCCGGCAACATCCGCGAGCTGGAGAACCGCATCAAGAAGGCGGTGGTCCTCTCCGACAAGCCGCTGCTGGGCTCGGACGACCTGGACCTCAAGCCGGAGAACCTGGAGCCCATCATGCCGCTGCTCCAGGCCAAGGAAGAGTTCCAGAAGCGTTACATCAACGAAGTGCTCGCGCGGAACAACGGCAACCGGACCAAGACGGCCAAGGACCTGGGCGTGGACCCTCGCACCATCTTCCGCCACCTGGAGAAGCTGGAAGCGGAGAAGTCCGGACGGCCGCTGCCCCCCGAGGAGGGCGAGGAGCTGCTCTAG